In Maridesulfovibrio sp., the following proteins share a genomic window:
- the nhaA gene encoding Na+/H+ antiporter NhaA, translated as MNKDEVETKRDDPKIDKMLQPFYEFVKIESSGGLVLILATIIALIWANSPWGYVYEAFKNIPVTVGVGNFVLSKPSILWINDGLMAVFFFLVGLEIKREVMVGELNSFRQASLPIFAAIGGMVVPALVYALINAGTNSADGWGIPMATDIAFSLGVLSILGDRVPLSLKIFLTAIAIVDDIGAILVIAIFYSSGISLWILGLGMLFFVCMILLNRLGVRHPLPYLFFGFLMWLAFLKSGVHATVAGVLAAMTIPSSTMICCADFLGSMRGHLMEYELGGDKNAITLSNKQMLSALGNMNRDVLMASPPLKRIEHNLHYYVAFGIMPIFALANAGINFSAEGGGVDVFHPVSLGIFFGLIVGKVSGICLASWLAIKSGMAEMPHSLMPGHFLGVSLLAGIGFTMSMFITTLAWDTSSPFIVDAKFSILTASAVAGVLGFLVLRSCPLATDCAK; from the coding sequence ATGAATAAAGATGAAGTGGAAACGAAACGCGATGACCCAAAGATCGATAAGATGCTGCAACCATTTTACGAGTTTGTGAAGATTGAATCATCCGGCGGTCTTGTTTTGATTTTAGCAACGATAATCGCCTTGATATGGGCCAATTCTCCTTGGGGATATGTTTACGAGGCTTTTAAAAATATCCCTGTAACGGTTGGAGTAGGCAATTTCGTTCTTTCCAAACCTTCTATTTTATGGATTAATGATGGCCTGATGGCTGTGTTTTTCTTTTTGGTCGGTCTTGAGATTAAAAGGGAAGTTATGGTTGGGGAGTTGAATTCGTTCAGACAGGCTTCACTCCCTATATTTGCAGCTATTGGTGGGATGGTTGTCCCTGCTTTGGTGTATGCTTTGATTAATGCCGGGACTAATTCTGCCGATGGCTGGGGAATTCCCATGGCGACAGATATTGCTTTTTCCCTTGGTGTTCTTTCCATACTTGGCGACCGGGTTCCGCTCAGCCTTAAGATTTTCCTTACTGCAATAGCCATTGTCGATGATATCGGCGCCATTCTGGTTATAGCTATTTTTTATTCTTCGGGCATATCGCTTTGGATACTTGGTCTGGGAATGCTCTTTTTTGTTTGCATGATTCTATTAAACAGGCTTGGTGTGCGCCATCCGTTGCCTTATCTGTTTTTCGGTTTTCTGATGTGGCTTGCATTTCTAAAGAGCGGTGTACATGCTACAGTTGCAGGTGTCCTTGCTGCTATGACGATTCCTTCGTCAACAATGATTTGCTGTGCAGATTTTTTGGGGTCCATGCGCGGCCATCTTATGGAATATGAATTGGGAGGGGATAAAAATGCAATAACTCTTTCCAATAAGCAGATGCTCTCGGCATTGGGAAATATGAACAGGGATGTGCTTATGGCCAGTCCGCCGCTGAAAAGAATTGAGCATAACCTGCATTATTATGTGGCATTCGGGATCATGCCTATTTTTGCGCTAGCCAATGCCGGTATTAATTTCAGTGCAGAAGGTGGCGGTGTAGATGTTTTCCACCCCGTAAGTCTCGGTATTTTTTTCGGTTTGATCGTGGGTAAGGTATCTGGAATATGCCTGGCAAGCTGGCTTGCAATAAAGAGTGGCATGGCTGAGATGCCGCACAGTCTGATGCCCGGTCACTTTTTGGGTGTTTCCCTGCTGGCAGGGATCGGTTTTACCATGTCTATGTTTATTACAACCCTTGCCTGGGATACCAGTTCTCCGTTTATTGTTGATGCAAAATTCAGCATTCTGACAGCATCTGCTGTTGCTGGTGTTTTAGGATTCCTTGTCCTTCGGAGCTGTCCTCTTGCAACAGACTGCGCAAAGTAG
- a CDS encoding tetratricopeptide repeat protein: protein MIIIIASLLLMAQGCDKTKDNTSKVIDRARSNFISGFYVDSEKGFERYLQDNPQGPHRLEAWKYLVKIASEVRHDSARGAAILEAMYLEFGHNPELAATLKRELAEMYIRTGQYKIAVEALEKSLEFQDQPQEQLDLTRTLLAESFRSLRNYDLAIYTYSDIAKSTKNKTTKARAIFEMAHTLTLIQAWERAESELDKLIKMTDVPVEIKAEAAFMLADIYENRHEYKRAAELLETIVDTYPNPYAVRYKLDYLQEKFD, encoded by the coding sequence ATGATTATAATTATCGCATCCCTGTTGCTTATGGCTCAGGGGTGCGATAAAACGAAAGATAATACTTCTAAAGTTATCGATAGGGCTCGCTCTAATTTTATCAGCGGATTCTATGTTGATTCAGAAAAGGGTTTTGAAAGATATCTTCAGGATAACCCGCAGGGGCCGCATCGCTTGGAAGCATGGAAGTATCTGGTCAAGATTGCTTCTGAGGTGCGTCATGACAGTGCTCGCGGTGCAGCAATCCTTGAAGCCATGTATCTTGAGTTTGGACATAATCCTGAACTTGCAGCGACTCTAAAGCGCGAACTGGCAGAAATGTATATTCGTACCGGACAATACAAAATAGCAGTGGAAGCTCTTGAGAAAAGTCTGGAATTTCAGGATCAGCCGCAGGAACAGCTCGATTTAACTCGAACACTTCTGGCTGAATCATTTCGCTCGCTCAGAAATTATGACCTTGCCATTTACACGTATAGCGACATAGCAAAGTCCACCAAGAATAAAACGACTAAAGCGCGCGCTATTTTTGAGATGGCTCATACCCTGACCTTGATTCAAGCATGGGAGAGGGCTGAATCAGAGCTGGATAAATTGATAAAAATGACTGATGTTCCAGTGGAAATTAAGGCAGAAGCAGCATTTATGCTCGCAGATATTTATGAAAACCGGCACGAATACAAAAGAGCTGCCGAACTGCTTGAAACAATCGTCGATACCTACCCGAATCCTTATGCTGTTCGTTATAAGCTAGATTATTTACAGGAAAAATTTGATTAA
- a CDS encoding Fur family transcriptional regulator, giving the protein MKSAQDIFTEYLTRQRLKMTPQRRTILEVFLAEESHISSEELYNLVRTEDASIGQATVYRTLKLLADSGIAKSVDFNDGVIRYEHKYGHEHHDHLVCERCGKTIEAVDNEIEHLQEELANKYGFELTHHEMYLFGVCKECQGKGDK; this is encoded by the coding sequence ATGAAATCAGCACAGGATATATTTACTGAATATCTGACTCGGCAGAGACTCAAAATGACCCCCCAGCGCAGAACAATTCTGGAAGTGTTCCTAGCTGAGGAAAGCCATATCTCTTCCGAAGAACTGTACAACCTTGTCCGTACAGAGGATGCCTCAATAGGGCAGGCTACTGTTTACCGCACCCTTAAACTTCTTGCTGATTCCGGCATTGCCAAATCCGTTGACTTCAATGACGGCGTAATCCGTTACGAACATAAGTATGGCCATGAGCATCATGACCATCTTGTATGCGAACGTTGCGGTAAGACCATCGAAGCTGTGGACAACGAGATTGAACATCTACAGGAAGAGCTGGCCAATAAATACGGCTTTGAACTTACCCATCATGAGATGTATCTTTTCGGCGTCTGCAAAGAGTGCCAGGGAAAAGGCGATAAATAA
- the gyrA gene encoding DNA gyrase subunit A: MSQITIEEELKKSYLEYSLSVIIGRAIPDVRDGLKPVHRRILYAMHELGNTYNRSYKKSARVVGDVIGKYHPHGDSAVYDALVRMAQEFSMRDPLVDGQGNFGSIDGDAAAAMRYTEARMSKLSSEFLADLEKKTVDFRDNYDNSLQEPSVLPTKVPNLLLNGTSGIAVGMATNIPPHNLGELINGTMHLLDNPECEIEDLMDYIKGPDFPTGALCFGGKGLREAYLTGRGSIKIRGVVNIEEKKNGRQSIVITEIPYALNKSSMVEKIAQLVGEGRIEGVSDLRDESDRKGIRVVVDLKKGAIPDIIINSLYKFTQLEQSFGINMMAVSGNRPQLMNLKQVLVAFLEHRREVIIRRTRFDLDKCEKRAHILEGLRIALDNIDEVVKIIRASKNGDDARIALMDRFELSKVQAQAILDMRLQRLTNLEHEKLLEEYAEILKKIEYFKSILANEEVLKGVIRDELADIKANYATERKTILMDHNPDDIDIEDLIPDDDAVITLSRRGYIKRTPLSNYQKQKRGGKGIAGVQTKDGDFIHTFLTTSNHQYLLLFTSKGKMFKIKVHQVPEASRIARGAHIANLLPLEKDETIATAMTMREFEEECFFLFVTKNGMVKRSSIALYRNCRQSGIRAVALKDGDELITVKEVSPGSEAVLVTRNGTSIRFSCQDARAMGRVASGVKGIALRPGDAVVSGVVTGDEERVQLLTISEGGYGKRTDIEQHRLQTRGGKGIISMRVTTKTGKVLGSIMVSPEDEVVLLTSGNKIIRMGVKDVSLVGRATQGVRLVRMDDGDHVVGFDLVQEATDDAVSEYEGDESE, from the coding sequence ATGTCTCAAATTACGATTGAAGAAGAGCTTAAAAAATCGTACCTCGAGTACTCTTTAAGCGTTATCATAGGCCGTGCGATCCCTGATGTAAGGGACGGGCTTAAGCCTGTTCACAGGCGTATTCTTTATGCCATGCACGAGCTTGGAAACACCTACAACCGGTCATACAAGAAATCGGCCCGTGTTGTCGGTGACGTAATCGGTAAATACCACCCCCACGGTGACTCTGCTGTGTATGATGCCTTGGTCCGTATGGCGCAGGAATTTTCCATGCGTGATCCCCTTGTTGACGGTCAGGGTAACTTCGGTTCTATCGACGGAGATGCCGCAGCGGCAATGCGTTATACTGAAGCAAGGATGTCTAAACTCAGTTCCGAGTTTCTGGCCGACCTTGAGAAAAAGACAGTCGACTTCCGCGATAACTACGATAACTCCCTGCAGGAACCTTCAGTTCTGCCCACCAAGGTGCCAAACCTTCTGCTGAACGGTACTTCCGGTATCGCAGTTGGTATGGCCACCAACATTCCGCCGCACAACCTAGGTGAGCTGATCAACGGTACTATGCACCTGCTCGATAATCCCGAGTGTGAGATAGAGGACCTGATGGACTACATCAAAGGTCCTGACTTTCCTACCGGTGCGCTGTGTTTCGGCGGCAAGGGACTTCGTGAAGCTTATTTGACAGGACGCGGCTCTATCAAAATTCGCGGTGTTGTGAATATTGAAGAGAAAAAGAACGGCCGCCAGTCTATCGTTATCACCGAGATTCCTTATGCCTTGAACAAATCAAGCATGGTAGAAAAGATCGCGCAGCTGGTTGGTGAAGGTAGAATTGAAGGTGTATCCGACCTGCGTGACGAATCCGACCGTAAAGGTATCCGCGTAGTTGTAGACCTTAAAAAGGGTGCAATTCCTGATATCATCATTAACTCCCTCTATAAGTTTACGCAGCTTGAACAGAGCTTCGGCATCAACATGATGGCTGTTTCCGGCAACCGCCCGCAGCTCATGAACCTGAAACAGGTTTTGGTGGCTTTCCTGGAACACCGCCGTGAAGTCATTATCCGACGCACTCGCTTTGATCTAGATAAGTGCGAAAAAAGAGCTCATATTCTCGAAGGGTTGCGCATCGCACTCGATAATATCGACGAAGTAGTAAAAATAATTCGCGCTTCCAAAAACGGTGATGATGCACGTATTGCTTTGATGGACCGTTTTGAACTCTCGAAAGTACAGGCTCAGGCTATTCTTGACATGCGTTTGCAGAGGTTGACCAACCTTGAGCACGAAAAACTTCTCGAAGAATACGCTGAAATCCTCAAAAAGATCGAATACTTCAAGTCCATCCTTGCCAATGAGGAAGTCTTGAAGGGTGTTATACGTGACGAACTGGCCGACATTAAGGCCAATTACGCAACAGAGCGCAAAACCATACTCATGGATCATAACCCTGATGATATCGACATCGAAGATCTTATTCCCGATGACGATGCGGTTATCACTCTTTCCAGACGTGGTTACATCAAGCGTACCCCGCTTTCTAACTACCAGAAGCAGAAGCGCGGAGGTAAAGGTATCGCAGGTGTTCAGACCAAGGATGGTGACTTCATCCACACTTTCCTGACCACCTCAAATCACCAGTACCTGCTGCTGTTCACTTCCAAAGGCAAGATGTTCAAAATCAAGGTTCACCAGGTTCCGGAAGCAAGCCGTATTGCCCGTGGAGCGCATATTGCCAACCTGCTGCCTCTTGAAAAGGACGAAACCATTGCCACCGCAATGACCATGCGCGAATTTGAAGAAGAGTGCTTTTTCCTGTTCGTAACCAAAAACGGCATGGTTAAACGTTCGTCCATCGCCCTTTACCGCAATTGCCGTCAATCCGGTATCCGTGCTGTTGCACTTAAGGACGGGGATGAACTGATTACGGTTAAAGAGGTCAGCCCCGGTTCTGAGGCTGTACTCGTAACGAGGAACGGTACTTCAATCCGTTTCAGCTGCCAGGATGCGAGAGCAATGGGACGTGTTGCCAGCGGTGTTAAAGGGATTGCTTTGCGTCCCGGTGACGCTGTTGTTTCCGGTGTTGTTACCGGTGACGAGGAACGCGTTCAACTGCTCACCATTTCCGAAGGCGGTTATGGAAAGCGGACTGATATTGAACAACATCGTTTGCAGACCCGAGGCGGAAAAGGCATCATCAGCATGAGGGTGACCACTAAGACCGGCAAAGTTCTTGGTTCCATCATGGTTTCCCCTGAGGATGAGGTTGTACTGCTTACTTCCGGTAATAAAATTATCCGTATGGGTGTGAAAGATGTATCCCTTGTCGGCCGTGCGACTCAGGGCGTAAGGCTCGTACGCATGGATGACGGAGATCATGTAGTCGGATTTGACCTTGTTCAAGAAGCAACCGACGATGCTGTCTCTGAATATGAAGGCGACGAATCTGAATAA
- a CDS encoding PAS domain S-box protein: MAVIIFVLLDIFIQYQLYQRYRNDQVLNVYHQTSSLRMRIEKEVNNSLTMVKSLADYVSFHPEMDKINWENFCEGILPRSNLIRSISIAPDYVVSFVYPLKNNEAVLGLDYRLFPEQWDMVKEVHDTGKMVVAGPVELVQGGKGLIGRAPVYIRSNEYFWGIVSAVIDVDLLIEKTGLNQSSKLSVAIRGTDGKGADGAVFFGNEKLFSPDMEAVTTQVSLSNGSWEIAVMPAGGWGIIPPDSFFLHGIMFLLILSISFSIYKIITNNAEVDMIRSNLSEAQSIARLGNWSMDLISGKIWLSDETYRIFGIDKKEYLPSQKKFFSLVYSADKKIVYDTYIDAMESGKSYALDHRIERPDGKIRYVSAQGRFTYDEDGRPVRSYGTVHDITDRKLMENQLRESKIRFDHVTKKLSHQFIFFSHTMSGEFIRLSEGFSHLGYGSPDVGIGRKWVDLFEFSKESLAYAVAKNSQVFSGEVESVKYEIEFKTPDGQERCMSIYAYLAHDFERGEDVFEGVAIDITERKAREERVKTLTQAIENAPVSVVITDTKGKITYVNPYFCKETGFSKEESIGNSPSILKSGEHDGEFYKGMWETLVNGETWRGEVINRKKDGSFYWESASISPVYNPKGEVVSYVAVKEDISNQKELERLKSDVDLIMRHNLKTPLNGIMGLPALLRMDDNLNEQQHELLKTIENSGKNMLHMIDMSLDMFKMETGKYEYYPMQIDAVGVARQVIDNSRSKISAQKVGVDLFVDGQHDFAGKLLVWGEERLIYSLLSGVLANAIEASPSGERIVVEFAQDKATVITVSNKGVVPEPIRERFFHKYVTYGKEDGTGLGTYSAKLMADAMFYDIEMQTYDELHETKIVITIPHERPDRQDGF, translated from the coding sequence TTGGCTGTAATTATCTTTGTTTTGCTTGATATTTTTATTCAGTACCAACTTTATCAGCGTTACAGAAATGATCAGGTTTTGAATGTCTACCACCAGACATCTTCTTTACGTATGCGTATTGAAAAAGAAGTCAACAATAGCCTTACGATGGTTAAAAGCCTTGCAGATTATGTTTCATTTCATCCTGAAATGGACAAAATTAATTGGGAAAATTTTTGCGAAGGAATATTGCCGAGATCCAATCTTATCCGGAGCATATCTATCGCTCCTGATTATGTTGTCAGTTTCGTGTATCCGCTCAAGAATAATGAAGCGGTTCTGGGGCTTGATTACAGACTGTTCCCTGAACAATGGGATATGGTCAAAGAGGTCCATGACACAGGAAAGATGGTAGTCGCCGGACCAGTTGAATTGGTCCAAGGCGGAAAAGGGCTGATTGGGAGGGCTCCGGTCTATATAAGGTCGAATGAATATTTCTGGGGGATTGTTTCAGCCGTAATTGATGTTGACCTATTGATTGAAAAAACGGGGCTGAACCAGTCTTCCAAGCTTAGCGTAGCTATTAGGGGAACCGATGGGAAAGGAGCTGATGGAGCTGTATTTTTTGGTAATGAGAAGTTGTTTTCTCCTGATATGGAAGCCGTTACAACGCAGGTTTCCCTCTCTAATGGTTCATGGGAGATAGCAGTAATGCCCGCTGGTGGATGGGGAATTATTCCGCCGGACTCATTTTTTCTGCATGGGATTATGTTTCTCCTGATTCTCAGCATTTCTTTTTCTATTTATAAGATTATAACTAACAATGCTGAGGTGGATATGATCAGGTCCAACCTCAGCGAAGCACAATCAATTGCCAGACTCGGAAACTGGTCCATGGATTTAATAAGTGGCAAGATATGGTTGTCTGATGAAACCTACCGCATATTTGGTATTGATAAAAAAGAATATTTACCTTCACAAAAAAAGTTTTTTTCTCTTGTCTATTCAGCAGATAAAAAAATTGTCTACGACACTTATATTGATGCCATGGAAAGCGGTAAATCCTATGCCCTTGATCACAGAATAGAAAGGCCTGATGGCAAAATACGTTATGTTTCTGCGCAGGGACGCTTTACTTATGATGAGGACGGTAGACCTGTGCGCAGTTATGGTACCGTCCATGATATTACCGATCGCAAGCTGATGGAAAATCAACTCCGGGAAAGCAAGATACGTTTTGACCATGTTACTAAGAAACTCAGCCATCAGTTTATTTTTTTCTCGCACACCATGTCGGGCGAATTCATTCGTTTAAGTGAAGGTTTTAGCCATCTCGGGTATGGCTCACCTGATGTAGGAATCGGGAGAAAATGGGTTGATTTATTCGAATTCAGCAAAGAGTCTTTAGCTTATGCCGTTGCTAAAAATTCGCAGGTATTTTCCGGAGAAGTAGAATCCGTTAAGTATGAAATTGAATTTAAAACCCCGGACGGACAGGAGCGGTGTATGTCGATTTACGCCTATCTCGCGCATGACTTTGAGCGTGGAGAGGATGTATTTGAAGGCGTCGCCATTGATATAACTGAGCGAAAAGCACGTGAAGAGAGGGTGAAGACTCTAACACAGGCAATTGAGAATGCTCCGGTATCAGTTGTTATTACAGACACCAAAGGTAAGATTACATATGTTAACCCTTATTTTTGTAAAGAAACAGGCTTTTCCAAAGAAGAATCTATAGGGAATAGTCCAAGTATCCTCAAGTCCGGCGAACATGACGGGGAATTTTATAAAGGAATGTGGGAGACGCTGGTAAACGGTGAAACATGGCGCGGTGAGGTTATCAACAGAAAGAAAGACGGGTCTTTTTACTGGGAATCAGCCTCAATTTCCCCGGTTTATAATCCTAAGGGGGAAGTGGTCAGTTATGTTGCCGTCAAGGAAGACATAAGCAACCAGAAGGAACTGGAGCGTTTGAAGTCTGATGTGGATCTGATTATGCGCCATAATCTTAAGACTCCTTTAAATGGAATTATGGGTCTCCCTGCGTTGCTGCGTATGGATGACAACCTGAATGAGCAGCAGCATGAATTGTTGAAAACAATTGAGAATTCAGGAAAGAACATGCTTCATATGATTGATATGTCATTGGACATGTTTAAGATGGAAACAGGTAAATATGAGTATTACCCCATGCAGATCGATGCTGTCGGTGTTGCGAGGCAGGTCATAGATAATTCCAGATCTAAAATTTCTGCCCAAAAAGTTGGGGTTGATCTTTTCGTTGATGGACAGCATGATTTCGCCGGAAAGTTACTTGTGTGGGGTGAGGAAAGACTAATCTACTCTCTTCTCTCCGGAGTCTTGGCCAATGCGATTGAAGCTTCTCCTTCAGGAGAAAGAATTGTTGTCGAATTCGCACAAGATAAAGCTACTGTGATTACAGTCAGTAACAAAGGGGTAGTTCCGGAGCCTATCAGGGAAAGATTTTTTCATAAGTATGTTACCTATGGGAAAGAGGATGGGACAGGTTTAGGAACCTATTCAGCCAAATTGATGGCTGATGCGATGTTTTATGATATTGAAATGCAGACATATGATGAATTGCATGAGACAAAAATAGTAATAACAATTCCTCATGAGCGACCAGATAGACAGGATGGTTTTTAA
- a CDS encoding glutamine synthetase family protein: protein MAAPIFNCKNADDVLKAVRDYNISFVQFWFVDILGTLKSFQITPKELEASFEEGMGFDGSSILGFTRIEESDMIAIPDPTTFQLCSWRPTERPVARMFCDIQNPDGTPYEGDSRWVLKKTLDRAAERGYTYYVGPELEFFLFQDEKGTKIIDRGGYFDAPPLDLGNDVRRDIIFALEQMGYDVEYSHHEVAPSQHEIDLRYSEGMRMADTAMTYRVIVKEMARKHGIYATFMPKPIFGENGSGMHVHQSLFKNGRNVFFDANDEYHLSPEGKSYIAGILKHAPEMTCITNQWVNSYKRLVPGYEAPVYVSWARKNRSTLVRVPMYKPGKENATRMELRCPDPAANPYLCFAVMLQAGLKGIDEAYKLPAPIEENIFAMDAPTLAEHGITALPGNLYEAAVAMKNSEVIRECLGDHIHSNLYRNKIKEWDRYRTQVTEYEISTYLPVL from the coding sequence GTGGCTGCGCCAATTTTTAACTGCAAAAACGCTGATGATGTCCTTAAAGCTGTACGTGATTACAACATCAGCTTTGTTCAATTCTGGTTTGTGGACATCCTAGGGACACTAAAAAGTTTCCAGATAACCCCTAAAGAACTGGAAGCCTCCTTTGAAGAAGGTATGGGCTTTGACGGATCATCAATTCTCGGTTTTACCCGGATCGAAGAATCAGACATGATTGCCATCCCTGATCCGACCACTTTTCAACTTTGCTCCTGGCGCCCGACAGAACGTCCGGTAGCCCGTATGTTTTGCGACATTCAGAATCCGGACGGCACACCGTACGAAGGAGATAGCCGCTGGGTTCTTAAAAAGACCCTCGATAGAGCTGCTGAGCGCGGTTACACCTACTATGTTGGTCCTGAACTGGAATTTTTCCTCTTTCAAGACGAAAAAGGCACCAAGATTATTGACCGCGGCGGCTACTTTGACGCACCGCCTCTCGACCTTGGTAATGATGTACGCCGTGATATCATCTTTGCCCTGGAACAAATGGGGTACGATGTAGAATACAGCCACCATGAAGTTGCACCCAGCCAGCATGAAATCGACCTGCGCTATTCCGAAGGAATGCGTATGGCCGACACAGCAATGACCTACCGCGTTATTGTTAAGGAAATGGCCCGCAAACATGGTATCTATGCCACGTTCATGCCCAAGCCAATTTTCGGAGAAAACGGTTCCGGCATGCATGTGCACCAATCATTGTTCAAAAACGGCCGTAACGTCTTTTTTGATGCCAATGACGAATACCACCTCAGCCCTGAAGGCAAGAGCTACATTGCAGGCATCCTCAAACACGCACCTGAAATGACCTGCATTACCAACCAGTGGGTCAACTCCTACAAGCGTCTTGTCCCCGGATATGAAGCTCCGGTATACGTATCCTGGGCCCGCAAAAACCGCTCTACTCTGGTCCGCGTACCCATGTATAAACCGGGTAAGGAAAACGCTACCCGAATGGAACTACGCTGCCCGGACCCCGCAGCAAACCCCTACCTGTGTTTTGCTGTAATGCTGCAGGCAGGACTCAAGGGAATTGACGAGGCGTACAAACTTCCCGCTCCTATTGAAGAGAACATCTTCGCCATGGACGCACCAACCCTCGCAGAACACGGCATTACCGCCCTACCCGGCAATCTCTACGAAGCAGCTGTAGCCATGAAAAACAGTGAAGTTATCCGAGAATGCCTCGGCGATCACATTCACTCAAATCTCTACAGAAACAAAATTAAGGAATGGGATAGATACCGGACTCAAGTAACCGAGTACGAGATATCAACCTATCTGCCTGTACTTTAG
- the hisG gene encoding ATP phosphoribosyltransferase, producing the protein MSNQLKIGLPKGSLQDATIKLFSKSGWKINLHHRNYFPDVNDDELNISMCRVQEISRYIEDGILDCGLAGRDWVLENKSDVLEISSLVYSKVSNRPARWILAVAGDSPYKKPEDLAGKKIATELLGATKEYFESKNIPVDVFYSWGATEAKVVEGLCDAIVEVTETGTTIKAHGLRVIDEVMSTNTVFIVNKDAWNDPWKRKKIENINLLLQGALRAEKMVGLKMNMPKSSLEKAMKVMPSLNSPTVSNLSDPEWVSVEIMVEEVVVRELIPELIDMGAEGIIEYQLNKVI; encoded by the coding sequence ATGTCCAATCAACTGAAAATCGGTCTGCCAAAAGGTTCCCTGCAGGATGCAACCATCAAACTTTTCTCCAAGTCCGGCTGGAAAATAAACCTGCACCACAGAAACTACTTTCCCGATGTTAACGATGATGAACTGAACATCTCCATGTGCCGCGTGCAGGAAATTTCCCGTTACATAGAGGACGGAATCCTCGACTGCGGTCTGGCCGGAAGGGACTGGGTTCTGGAGAACAAGTCCGATGTTCTTGAAATCTCCAGTCTCGTATACTCCAAAGTCAGCAACCGCCCTGCACGCTGGATTCTCGCAGTAGCCGGCGACTCCCCATACAAAAAACCGGAAGATCTGGCCGGTAAAAAAATCGCCACCGAACTTCTAGGCGCCACCAAAGAATACTTCGAATCCAAAAATATTCCTGTAGATGTTTTTTACTCCTGGGGTGCAACCGAGGCAAAAGTAGTTGAAGGTCTTTGCGACGCTATTGTCGAAGTCACAGAAACCGGAACAACCATCAAAGCCCACGGCCTTCGCGTTATCGACGAAGTCATGTCCACCAACACCGTATTTATAGTTAACAAAGACGCGTGGAACGATCCGTGGAAACGCAAAAAGATTGAAAATATAAACCTGCTGCTTCAGGGAGCACTTCGGGCTGAAAAAATGGTCGGTCTGAAAATGAACATGCCCAAATCTTCTCTTGAAAAAGCCATGAAAGTTATGCCCAGTTTGAATTCACCCACAGTTTCCAACCTTTCGGACCCCGAGTGGGTTTCCGTAGAGATCATGGTAGAAGAAGTTGTTGTTCGCGAACTAATCCCAGAACTAATCGACATGGGTGCGGAAGGCATCATCGAATACCAGCTGAACAAAGTTATCTAG
- the hisI gene encoding phosphoribosyl-AMP cyclohydrolase, producing MIKPDFNKMGGMIPAIAQDAETGEILMMAYMNEEAWNKTLETGDAHYWSRSRNTLWHKGGTSGHVQKIKSIKIDCDDDTLVLLIDQIGGAACHKGYRSCFYRELKDGEVIECSPMVFDPKEVYK from the coding sequence ATGATCAAGCCTGATTTTAACAAGATGGGTGGAATGATACCTGCCATCGCACAGGATGCCGAAACCGGAGAAATTCTGATGATGGCCTACATGAATGAAGAGGCATGGAATAAGACGCTTGAAACCGGTGATGCCCATTACTGGAGCAGAAGCCGCAATACCCTCTGGCATAAAGGCGGGACTTCAGGTCATGTGCAGAAAATCAAATCAATCAAAATTGATTGTGATGATGACACTCTTGTTCTGCTCATCGATCAAATCGGCGGGGCTGCCTGCCATAAAGGATACAGAAGCTGTTTTTATCGTGAACTTAAGGATGGCGAAGTAATAGAATGTTCGCCCATGGTTTTTGACCCCAAGGAGGTATACAAATAA